Proteins found in one Fulvitalea axinellae genomic segment:
- the atpG gene encoding ATP synthase F1 subunit gamma: protein MANLKEVKNRISSVQSTQQITKAMKMVAASKLRRAQERIEKIRPYADKLTSILENVSSGNKEMTESIAYAQQRQVDRVLLVVVTSDRGLCGAFNNNALKMFTQTVEENYKRQHEAGFLWVLPVGRKALEFVKRRGYQVISDYSELFHDLTFDTAAPAAELAMDGFVSGKYDKVEIIYNSFRNVAMQILKRETFLPIKPAEVAEQAQELETDYIYEPSKEFIVEELIPKSLKIQFYKAILDSNASEHGARMTAMEQATDNAGELIKQLQLTYNRTRQAAITNEILEIVAGAEALRASK from the coding sequence ATGGCAAACTTAAAAGAGGTAAAGAACAGAATCAGCTCGGTACAGTCGACGCAACAGATCACCAAAGCCATGAAAATGGTGGCGGCTTCGAAATTGCGACGCGCACAGGAAAGGATCGAAAAAATCCGCCCTTACGCCGACAAGCTGACTTCTATTCTTGAGAACGTCTCTTCCGGCAATAAGGAGATGACCGAAAGCATCGCTTACGCCCAACAGCGTCAAGTAGACCGCGTGCTTTTGGTAGTCGTAACGTCCGACCGCGGGCTATGTGGCGCTTTCAACAACAACGCGTTGAAGATGTTCACACAAACCGTTGAGGAAAACTACAAACGCCAGCACGAGGCCGGGTTCCTGTGGGTATTGCCCGTAGGCCGTAAGGCTTTGGAGTTTGTGAAGCGCAGAGGTTACCAAGTCATCAGCGACTACTCTGAGCTTTTCCACGACTTGACTTTCGACACCGCGGCTCCGGCCGCCGAACTTGCTATGGACGGATTCGTTTCAGGCAAATACGACAAGGTGGAGATCATCTACAACTCGTTCCGCAACGTGGCTATGCAGATTTTGAAGCGGGAGACTTTCCTGCCGATTAAACCTGCGGAAGTGGCCGAGCAAGCGCAAGAGTTGGAAACCGACTATATCTATGAGCCTTCGAAGGAGTTTATCGTAGAGGAATTGATTCCGAAATCACTGAAGATTCAGTTCTACAAAGCGATACTCGACTCAAACGCCTCCGAGCACGGAGCGCGTATGACGGCCATGGAACAAGCTACCGACAATGCCGGAGAGCTTATCAAACAATTGCAGCTGACTTACAACCGTACGCGTCAGGCGGCCATCACCAACGAGATCCTCGAGATCGTTGCGGGTGCAGAAGCTTTGCGTGCGAGCAAATAA
- the atpA gene encoding F0F1 ATP synthase subunit alpha has protein sequence MADVRPDEVSAILKEELAGVKTTSEWEEVGTVLEVGDGVARIHGLAKVQAGELIEFQNGSQGMVMNLEEDNVGAVLFGDSTSVREGDTVKRTKRIASIEVGEGMLGRVVNTLGQPIDGKGDFQGKLYEMPIERKAPGVVFREPVSEPLQTGVLAVDSMIPIGRGQRELIIGDRQTGKTAVAIDTIINQKEFYDAGEPVYCIYVAIGQKASTVKGIVSALEKAGAMDYTVVVSASASDPAPMQVYAPFAGAAIGEFFRDQGKPALIVYDDLSKQAVAYREVSLLLRRPPGREAYPGDVFYLHSRLLERASKVNGNDSIASKMNDLPDSIKGLVKGGGSLTALPIIETQAGDVSAYIPTNVISITDGQIFLETNLFNAGMRPAINVGISVSRVGGSAQIKSMKKVSGTLKLDQAQFRELEAFAKFGSDLDAATKLTIDRGRRNQEVLKQAQYSPIPVEQQVAIIYVATNGLLDKVAEPKVKAFQKEFLETLVNDHADALADLKAGKLSEKATSTIKEVAAKVAKNYGE, from the coding sequence ATGGCAGACGTTAGACCCGATGAGGTTTCCGCGATACTAAAGGAGGAGCTCGCCGGTGTCAAGACTACCTCAGAGTGGGAGGAAGTCGGCACGGTGCTCGAAGTAGGTGACGGTGTTGCCCGTATTCACGGCTTGGCAAAAGTACAGGCCGGTGAGCTGATCGAATTCCAGAACGGCTCGCAAGGTATGGTTATGAACCTCGAAGAGGACAATGTCGGCGCCGTACTTTTCGGTGATTCGACTTCCGTAAGAGAGGGAGATACCGTAAAGCGTACCAAGCGTATCGCTTCCATTGAGGTGGGCGAAGGCATGCTCGGCCGTGTTGTGAACACACTGGGCCAGCCAATCGACGGTAAAGGCGATTTTCAAGGCAAGCTCTACGAAATGCCTATCGAGCGTAAAGCTCCCGGCGTTGTGTTCCGTGAGCCTGTTTCGGAGCCTTTGCAGACCGGTGTTTTGGCTGTTGACTCGATGATTCCGATCGGACGTGGACAGCGTGAGCTTATCATTGGCGACCGCCAGACTGGTAAGACCGCCGTTGCGATCGACACGATCATCAACCAAAAAGAATTTTATGACGCGGGCGAGCCCGTTTACTGTATCTACGTTGCCATCGGACAGAAGGCTTCCACAGTAAAAGGTATCGTTTCGGCTTTGGAAAAAGCCGGCGCTATGGACTACACTGTTGTAGTTTCGGCCTCCGCTTCTGATCCTGCTCCAATGCAGGTATACGCGCCTTTCGCCGGCGCCGCTATCGGCGAATTTTTCCGCGACCAAGGCAAGCCTGCTTTGATCGTTTATGATGACTTGTCTAAGCAAGCCGTCGCTTACCGTGAGGTTTCTTTGTTGCTCCGTCGTCCTCCAGGACGTGAGGCATACCCGGGTGACGTTTTCTACCTTCACTCACGCCTCTTGGAGCGTGCGTCGAAAGTAAACGGAAACGACAGCATCGCTTCGAAAATGAACGACCTTCCAGATTCTATCAAAGGACTCGTAAAAGGTGGCGGTTCATTGACAGCCCTCCCGATTATCGAAACCCAGGCAGGTGACGTTTCGGCATATATCCCGACCAACGTAATTTCGATTACCGACGGACAGATCTTCCTCGAAACCAACCTCTTCAACGCCGGTATGCGTCCTGCGATTAACGTAGGTATCTCCGTATCGCGTGTGGGTGGTTCGGCGCAGATCAAGTCGATGAAGAAAGTATCGGGTACATTGAAGCTTGACCAAGCGCAGTTCCGCGAGCTTGAGGCATTCGCCAAGTTCGGTTCGGACCTCGACGCCGCCACCAAGCTGACAATTGACCGTGGTCGCCGTAACCAAGAGGTATTGAAGCAGGCACAGTACTCTCCAATCCCTGTTGAACAGCAGGTAGCCATCATTTACGTGGCCACCAACGGTCTTCTCGACAAAGTTGCCGAGCCTAAGGTAAAAGCGTTCCAGAAAGAGTTCCTCGAGACTCTCGTGAACGACCACGCCGACGCTTTGGCAGACCTTAAAGCTGGTAAACTCTCTGAGAAAGCCACGTCGACCATCAAAGAAGTAGCAGCCAAAGTTGCCAAAAACTACGGCGAATAA
- the atpH gene encoding ATP synthase F1 subunit delta codes for MSELRVAMRYAKALMSLAVERNALDAVNEDMTALEQLCEGSPELVAALKDPVLDAGQKEVVLNKILNGKVGDIIQAFIGLVVKKRRAGNLPAIAKAFRALYDEHLGIAEASVVTTAALTQDERADFIEAAKRITDAKQIRLVESVDESLIGGFLFRVGDQQVDNAVSSKLAQMRRNLVTR; via the coding sequence ATGTCCGAACTGAGAGTCGCTATGCGTTACGCCAAGGCCCTGATGTCTTTGGCTGTTGAACGGAACGCCCTCGACGCAGTCAACGAAGACATGACGGCGTTGGAGCAACTTTGCGAAGGCAGCCCCGAACTGGTGGCAGCCCTCAAAGATCCCGTTCTTGATGCGGGACAGAAAGAAGTCGTCCTGAACAAAATTCTCAACGGCAAAGTGGGAGACATCATCCAGGCCTTTATCGGCTTGGTGGTGAAGAAACGCCGCGCGGGCAACCTGCCCGCCATTGCCAAGGCTTTCCGCGCCCTCTACGACGAGCACTTAGGAATAGCCGAAGCCAGCGTCGTGACCACCGCTGCGCTTACGCAGGACGAACGTGCGGACTTCATCGAAGCCGCCAAGCGTATTACCGACGCTAAGCAAATCAGGCTTGTAGAGTCTGTTGACGAAAGCCTTATCGGAGGTTTTCTCTTCCGCGTAGGCGACCAGCAGGTCGACAACGCTGTCAGCAGCAAACTCGCCCAGATGCGCCGCAATTTGGTGACGCGCTGA
- the atpF gene encoding F0F1 ATP synthase subunit B: MDLVTPSVGLIFWQTIIFLLTLFLLGKFAWKPIMKGLKDREDSITEALQTAEQARKEMAKLKADNEALIQEARKEREKIVKDAEAAGKRIKEEAKEQAAKESALLLANAKASIEAEKNAALAQVKNQVAEISLGIAEKVLRKSLQSDDEKKTLVASYVRDLNNN, from the coding sequence ATGGATCTTGTAACCCCCAGTGTTGGCCTGATATTTTGGCAGACGATCATCTTCCTGCTGACCTTGTTTCTTTTGGGCAAGTTCGCATGGAAGCCGATCATGAAGGGGCTTAAGGACCGCGAGGATTCTATCACAGAAGCCTTGCAGACCGCAGAGCAAGCCCGTAAGGAAATGGCCAAACTGAAGGCTGACAACGAGGCGCTGATCCAGGAAGCCCGCAAAGAGCGCGAGAAAATCGTGAAGGACGCGGAAGCAGCCGGAAAGCGCATAAAGGAAGAGGCAAAGGAGCAAGCGGCCAAAGAGAGCGCTTTGCTTTTGGCTAACGCCAAAGCGAGCATCGAAGCCGAGAAAAACGCAGCCTTGGCCCAAGTCAAAAACCAGGTGGCCGAGATCTCTCTCGGTATCGCGGAAAAAGTGCTCCGCAAGAGCCTGCAAAGCGACGACGAAAAGAAAACACTCGTCGCCAGCTATGTTAGGGATCTGAACAATAACTGA
- the atpE gene encoding ATP synthase F0 subunit C, translated as MFNSILMEVAGLPIFGAALGAGVVALGAGLGIGKIGSSAMEAIARQPEAGSKIQTAMIIAAALIEGVSLFGVLICLIIATA; from the coding sequence ATGTTCAACTCAATCTTGATGGAAGTTGCAGGTTTGCCAATCTTTGGAGCCGCTTTGGGTGCAGGTGTAGTAGCGTTAGGCGCTGGACTTGGCATCGGTAAAATTGGTTCATCTGCAATGGAAGCCATTGCTCGTCAGCCTGAGGCTGGTAGCAAGATTCAAACGGCTATGATTATCGCAGCCGCTTTGATCGAGGGTGTGTCGCTTTTCGGCGTACTGATTTGCTTGATCATCGCAACTGCCTAA
- the atpB gene encoding F0F1 ATP synthase subunit A, whose translation MKLMTTLKFSRRLRPLLLALVFFIGMTGRAFASGGGEGEKFNAGELALHHVMDAYEWHLFDGHYGSFYLPIVVYTDDQGLQVFSSSKFYQNHELVPYNGLELSGHGVVATDHGVKVWDFSITKNVASAIMSLIVLVLIFTAVASGYKKNAGKAPKGIQSFFEPLILFVRDDIARTMIGHHYERFVPYLLTMFFYILANNLMGLMPGAANVTGNIAVTLVLALFTFFVTNFSGNKHYWGHIFWTPGVPLPLRVIMIPIEVIGIFTKPFALMVRLFANITAGHIVILSIISLIFLFKSIYVSPASVALGVAMNFLELMVAFIQAYVFTLLSAIYIGGAVAEDH comes from the coding sequence ATGAAACTGATGACCACATTAAAGTTTAGCAGAAGACTGAGACCACTGCTGTTGGCCTTAGTTTTTTTTATCGGAATGACCGGAAGGGCGTTTGCCTCCGGTGGCGGTGAAGGCGAAAAGTTTAACGCTGGCGAGCTTGCGCTCCACCACGTTATGGACGCCTACGAGTGGCATTTGTTTGACGGACATTACGGATCGTTCTACTTGCCCATCGTCGTGTACACGGATGATCAGGGACTTCAGGTTTTCTCATCCTCAAAATTTTACCAAAACCACGAGTTGGTTCCCTACAACGGTCTGGAACTTTCCGGACACGGGGTTGTCGCCACTGACCACGGCGTCAAAGTTTGGGACTTCTCGATCACGAAAAACGTGGCTTCGGCCATAATGAGCCTCATTGTTCTTGTCCTGATCTTCACTGCGGTGGCGAGCGGTTACAAGAAAAACGCCGGCAAGGCACCGAAAGGCATCCAGTCTTTCTTCGAACCGTTGATCCTCTTTGTGCGTGACGACATCGCCCGTACGATGATCGGACACCATTACGAGCGGTTCGTACCTTACTTGCTTACGATGTTCTTCTACATTTTGGCGAACAACCTTATGGGCCTTATGCCCGGCGCAGCCAACGTAACCGGCAACATCGCCGTGACATTGGTTCTCGCATTGTTCACTTTCTTTGTGACGAACTTCAGCGGCAACAAGCATTACTGGGGACACATCTTCTGGACGCCGGGCGTACCGTTGCCACTGCGCGTGATTATGATCCCTATCGAGGTGATCGGTATCTTTACCAAGCCTTTCGCCCTGATGGTTCGTCTCTTCGCCAACATCACGGCGGGACATATCGTGATCCTGAGTATCATCTCACTTATCTTCTTGTTCAAGTCGATTTATGTGTCGCCTGCCTCAGTTGCGTTGGGCGTGGCCATGAACTTCCTTGAACTTATGGTGGCCTTTATCCAGGCTTATGTCTTCACGTTGCTTTCCGCAATCTACATTGGCGGAGCCGTAGCCGAAGACCACTAA
- a CDS encoding AtpZ/AtpI family protein, with translation MPRQKSGKGNWRKHSAGYAKYSGLAVQMGATLFICYWIGAKIDEWAGGGRLFTILLTVLGVLGVIYSLIRSLTKDIDDDGKENT, from the coding sequence ATGCCGCGTCAAAAGAGCGGGAAGGGCAACTGGCGTAAACACTCCGCCGGATACGCCAAATATTCGGGCCTTGCCGTACAAATGGGCGCCACACTCTTTATATGTTACTGGATTGGCGCCAAAATCGACGAATGGGCCGGCGGCGGAAGGCTGTTCACCATCCTCCTGACAGTATTGGGGGTTTTGGGAGTAATATACAGCCTTATCCGTAGCCTGACTAAAGACATAGATGACGATGGGAAAGAAAACACTTAA
- a CDS encoding polymer-forming cytoskeletal protein codes for MFNKKTEKTVASEAQPNINANNILGQGTSFEGDLEAAGNIRFEGELIGKLDCKAKVVLGKPAKIKGDLEAQNAEIEGQVDGTIRVKDLLVLKASAVVNGEIYTQKLIVESGAVFNGACRMGEEAKAVKMNTRNNAASKEREGQLA; via the coding sequence ATGTTTAATAAGAAAACCGAAAAGACAGTGGCCTCCGAAGCCCAACCGAACATCAACGCCAACAACATCCTCGGTCAGGGAACCAGCTTCGAGGGAGACTTGGAGGCGGCCGGAAACATCCGTTTCGAAGGGGAACTTATAGGTAAGCTTGACTGTAAAGCCAAAGTGGTCCTCGGTAAGCCTGCCAAGATCAAAGGTGATTTGGAAGCCCAAAACGCTGAGATCGAAGGCCAAGTGGACGGCACGATCAGGGTAAAAGACCTGCTGGTACTTAAAGCCTCGGCGGTAGTAAACGGAGAGATTTACACACAAAAGCTTATTGTGGAGTCCGGAGCCGTATTTAACGGAGCCTGCCGCATGGGCGAAGAGGCCAAGGCCGTAAAGATGAACACAAGAAACAATGCCGCGTCAAAAGAGCGGGAAGGGCAACTGGCGTAA
- a CDS encoding M23 family metallopeptidase has product MADRLGTRYVLVIRSEENFAEKTTFSFNYAKLAVVLGSVFVVSVFVALFLAQTLLARWFDPSYENRANMKRIAALSGEVDSLMWAVESKQEFIENLTSVMSGEVRNEDSIRRENGLTEDQPRSVAESVQDADRRLRAEFNDVEIEDLNNSDVSYSELQQLFFFKPTEGTISSPYNAKEAHYGVDVVAKENETVKSVADGTVVMAAWTQDTGNVVIIQHQDNLMSVYKHTAEVFVKAGDFVSGGKVIAIVGNTGELTTGPHLHFEMWYNGSPMNPQEFLRY; this is encoded by the coding sequence TTGGCTGATCGTCTTGGCACGCGTTACGTGCTGGTGATTAGGAGCGAGGAAAATTTTGCGGAGAAGACAACTTTCAGCTTCAATTACGCCAAGCTGGCAGTAGTGCTAGGCAGCGTTTTCGTCGTGTCCGTGTTCGTTGCGCTGTTTCTGGCCCAAACCCTGCTGGCAAGGTGGTTTGACCCTTCTTACGAAAACAGGGCAAATATGAAGCGCATCGCCGCGCTGTCCGGAGAAGTGGATTCGCTTATGTGGGCGGTGGAGAGCAAGCAGGAGTTTATCGAAAACCTCACGAGCGTAATGTCCGGCGAAGTGAGGAACGAGGATTCCATACGCCGGGAAAACGGACTGACGGAGGATCAGCCCCGCAGCGTGGCCGAGAGCGTGCAGGACGCCGACCGGCGCCTAAGGGCCGAATTTAACGACGTGGAAATCGAAGACCTGAACAACAGCGACGTTTCATATTCGGAGCTTCAGCAGCTGTTCTTTTTCAAACCAACCGAAGGAACGATATCATCCCCTTACAACGCCAAAGAAGCGCATTATGGCGTGGACGTGGTGGCCAAAGAAAACGAAACCGTAAAAAGCGTGGCCGACGGAACGGTGGTGATGGCTGCCTGGACACAGGACACTGGCAATGTGGTGATAATACAGCACCAGGACAACCTAATGTCCGTGTACAAACATACGGCCGAGGTTTTCGTAAAAGCCGGAGACTTTGTAAGCGGAGGAAAGGTGATCGCCATTGTGGGAAACACCGGCGAGCTGACCACCGGCCCGCACCTTCATTTCGAAATGTGGTACAACGGTTCGCCGATGAATCCGCAGGAGTTTTTAAGATACTAG
- a CDS encoding tetratricopeptide repeat protein has product MTSNRIRNTIAAVIAALVMWGCAADNTGVSGQLYHNTTARYNAYFYAREILKEAKAEIEKAQEDHYEGTLPLLRSVDSTHTFSQKEKLEEVIKKASIAIQRHPSSQWTDDCYVLVGQARLYLNEFDNAVETFKFVNTKSEDDDTRHQALIHLIRTFVENKMPDNAVSVEDFILKEKLSKENAKRFGVARASLYQHLGEDKKVVEYLAEVAPQLTRREERARTFFILGQHFQKLGKGPEAYESYRRCLRSNPSYELDFHARLNMAQVTTLGDAGSLKKARKYFNKLLRDKKNEDFQDKIFYEIGQFEARQDNIDGAVDAYRKSISKSKGNVRQKAYSYLRLGEIHYEKFRDFKSAKNYYDSALTSLPKTDPDYLRISKRQKVLDKFAKAYYTIVEQDSLLRLSSRDSSSVMAELMARIKARKDAEKKAARQAAKRLRRQPGRAFQTGAGQAYNFGATESPTGEWYFHDPATVSAGRAQFRQVWGQLELRDNWNRASAERTQDEGGDNPDDGLAIAGENTPGGKARRKPEAELIQEEASVAFAKIPFSASAKAEASKKIENAYYDLGKIYRFDLSDTTEAVKTFDTMLERFPETEYEPEVLYSLYLMLKPTDAARAEVVKNILLSEFPDTIYAKLLINPNYSEEKNARTLAMLKKYDEAYTFFKADSLVIATNLADDALRVYGDIPESDRFRILKILVRGKTDGYYPYKADLNTFLKDRPESPFKAYAEKLLKAADAYKAEVDRQKSIHFIPDFKTPHSFVVIYPNEKEYAESVPKAVEAFMALYNQSGKLASAQLALDKRRMMAVVEVFADKTAAMRFYGAFNGENGPFKALKANEIHNFVINKDNMHILTRSKAVTDYMRFFEANYLLGAPEGL; this is encoded by the coding sequence TTGACTTCTAATAGGATACGGAACACCATCGCCGCGGTCATTGCGGCCTTGGTAATGTGGGGATGCGCGGCGGACAATACCGGGGTTTCCGGACAGCTGTACCATAACACCACAGCCAGATATAACGCGTACTTCTACGCTAGGGAAATTCTGAAAGAGGCAAAGGCCGAGATTGAGAAAGCGCAGGAAGACCATTACGAAGGGACCTTGCCCTTGCTCCGGTCGGTGGACTCCACCCATACGTTTTCGCAGAAAGAGAAGCTTGAGGAAGTGATCAAGAAAGCTTCCATCGCTATCCAGAGACATCCGTCAAGCCAATGGACCGACGACTGTTACGTGCTCGTGGGGCAGGCCCGCCTTTACCTTAACGAGTTCGACAACGCTGTCGAGACCTTCAAATTCGTCAATACCAAAAGCGAAGACGACGATACCCGCCACCAAGCGCTGATACACCTTATAAGGACGTTTGTCGAGAACAAAATGCCCGACAACGCCGTCAGCGTGGAAGATTTTATATTAAAGGAGAAACTTTCGAAAGAAAACGCCAAGCGTTTCGGTGTGGCGAGGGCTTCGCTTTACCAGCATTTGGGCGAAGACAAAAAGGTAGTTGAATACCTTGCGGAAGTGGCCCCCCAACTGACCCGAAGGGAGGAACGTGCCCGGACATTTTTTATCCTTGGCCAACATTTCCAAAAACTAGGCAAAGGCCCCGAGGCGTACGAAAGCTACAGACGGTGCTTGCGTAGCAATCCCAGTTACGAATTGGACTTTCACGCAAGGCTCAATATGGCCCAGGTTACCACTCTCGGCGACGCCGGAAGCTTGAAAAAGGCCAGAAAGTATTTCAATAAATTGCTTCGGGACAAAAAGAACGAGGATTTTCAAGACAAGATTTTCTATGAGATAGGGCAGTTTGAAGCTAGACAAGACAATATTGACGGCGCCGTGGACGCCTATCGTAAGTCGATCAGTAAAAGCAAAGGCAACGTAAGGCAAAAAGCCTATTCGTATTTGCGCTTGGGCGAAATCCATTACGAGAAATTCAGGGATTTCAAAAGCGCCAAGAACTATTACGACAGCGCACTGACTTCTTTGCCGAAAACCGATCCGGATTATTTGCGCATCAGCAAACGCCAAAAAGTGCTCGATAAGTTTGCGAAAGCGTATTATACGATAGTCGAGCAAGACAGTTTGTTGCGCCTTTCGTCCAGAGATTCGTCGTCCGTTATGGCGGAGTTGATGGCCCGTATAAAGGCCCGCAAAGATGCGGAGAAGAAAGCGGCTCGCCAAGCCGCCAAGCGTTTGCGTCGCCAGCCGGGCAGGGCGTTCCAAACCGGAGCCGGCCAGGCGTATAATTTCGGGGCAACCGAAAGCCCAACGGGCGAGTGGTATTTCCACGACCCGGCGACCGTAAGTGCGGGCCGGGCGCAGTTCCGTCAGGTTTGGGGACAGTTGGAATTGCGTGACAATTGGAACAGGGCCAGCGCTGAGAGAACCCAAGACGAAGGGGGAGACAATCCCGACGACGGTCTGGCCATTGCCGGCGAAAATACCCCGGGCGGAAAAGCCAGACGCAAACCGGAAGCCGAATTGATTCAGGAAGAAGCCTCTGTGGCTTTCGCCAAAATCCCGTTTTCGGCCAGTGCCAAAGCCGAAGCGTCGAAAAAGATCGAAAACGCTTATTATGATTTGGGAAAAATCTACCGATTTGACCTGAGCGATACCACCGAAGCCGTAAAGACCTTCGACACCATGCTTGAGCGCTTTCCGGAAACCGAATACGAGCCGGAAGTGCTTTATTCGCTTTACCTGATGCTGAAGCCTACCGATGCCGCTAGGGCGGAGGTAGTGAAGAATATCCTTCTGTCCGAATTTCCGGATACGATTTACGCCAAACTTCTCATCAACCCGAATTACAGCGAGGAGAAAAACGCCCGTACTTTGGCGATGCTTAAAAAATACGACGAGGCTTACACTTTTTTCAAAGCCGACAGTTTGGTGATAGCCACAAACCTAGCCGATGACGCTTTGCGTGTATACGGCGATATTCCGGAAAGTGACCGCTTCAGGATACTGAAGATTTTGGTCAGAGGCAAAACGGATGGCTATTATCCTTACAAAGCGGACCTGAACACTTTCCTGAAGGATCGTCCCGAGAGCCCTTTTAAGGCTTACGCCGAAAAACTTTTGAAAGCGGCCGACGCTTACAAAGCCGAAGTCGATCGTCAAAAAAGCATCCATTTTATCCCCGACTTCAAAACACCGCATTCTTTTGTGGTGATTTATCCGAACGAAAAAGAATACGCTGAGAGTGTTCCCAAGGCTGTAGAGGCGTTTATGGCGCTCTATAATCAGTCGGGTAAATTGGCTAGCGCCCAGCTTGCTTTGGATAAAAGAAGGATGATGGCGGTGGTGGAAGTGTTTGCTGACAAGACGGCGGCCATGAGGTTTTACGGAGCTTTCAATGGCGAAAACGGACCTTTTAAGGCGCTAAAGGCAAACGAAATTCATAACTTTGTCATTAACAAAGACAATATGCATATACTAACGCGCTCAAAGGCCGTTACTGATTATATGCGCTTTTTCGAAGCAAACTATCTTTTAGGGGCCCCCGAAGGGCTTTGA